The proteins below come from a single Desulfonatronovibrio hydrogenovorans DSM 9292 genomic window:
- the rfbA gene encoding glucose-1-phosphate thymidylyltransferase RfbA yields the protein MKAIILAGGSGTRLYPLTRGVSKQLIPIYDKPMIYYPLSVLMLAGIREVLIISTPRDINLFQDLLGDGSELGMSFSYAVQPSPDGLAQAFIIGAEFIGQDDVCLVLGDNLFFGHDLTRLLRNSVKTVAEEQKSVIFGYWVSDPQRYGVMEFDQSMNAVSIEEKPRDPKSNYAVVGLYFYPNDVVDIARSIRPSARGELEITSVNQAYLKQDRLKVELMGRGYAWLDTGTHESLLEASNFIEVIEKRQGLKVACVEEIAYEMGYIGREELVALARPLAMNQYGQYLLRRAGSKE from the coding sequence ATGAAAGCAATCATTCTGGCCGGAGGAAGCGGAACCAGGCTTTATCCCCTGACCCGGGGAGTGAGTAAACAGCTCATCCCCATCTATGACAAGCCCATGATCTACTACCCCCTGTCCGTCTTGATGCTGGCAGGCATCAGAGAGGTGCTGATCATTTCCACTCCCAGGGATATCAATCTTTTCCAGGACCTTCTGGGGGATGGATCAGAGCTGGGCATGAGCTTTTCATATGCTGTCCAGCCCAGTCCTGACGGGCTGGCCCAGGCCTTTATCATTGGAGCAGAGTTCATTGGTCAGGATGATGTGTGCCTGGTTCTGGGTGACAACCTCTTTTTCGGACATGATCTGACCCGGCTGCTTAGAAATTCCGTAAAGACCGTGGCTGAAGAGCAGAAATCCGTGATCTTCGGCTACTGGGTCAGTGATCCCCAGCGCTACGGAGTAATGGAGTTTGATCAGTCCATGAATGCTGTGTCCATTGAAGAAAAGCCCCGGGATCCCAAATCCAATTACGCAGTAGTGGGCCTTTATTTCTACCCCAATGACGTGGTGGATATTGCCAGGTCCATCAGGCCTTCAGCCAGGGGAGAACTGGAAATCACTTCTGTTAACCAGGCATACCTGAAGCAGGACAGGCTCAAGGTTGAACTCATGGGCCGGGGCTATGCCTGGCTGGATACCGGGACCCATGAAAGCCTGCTGGAGGCCAGCAATTTTATCGAGGTCATTGAAAAACGCCAGGGACTCAAGGTGGCCTGTGTTGAAGAGATAGCCTATGAAATGGGATACATAGGAAGGGAGGAACTGGTGGCCCTGGCCAGGCCCCTGGCCATGAATCAGTATGGACAGTATCTGCTGCGCCGGGCCGGCAGCAAGGAATAG